From the genome of Populus trichocarpa isolate Nisqually-1 chromosome 15, P.trichocarpa_v4.1, whole genome shotgun sequence, one region includes:
- the LOC18105685 gene encoding calcium sensing receptor, chloroplastic — protein MAMEMAIRSSFTTRLSPRSTSSTTKPSFFKPHQLRPISVSLPTSTISLLSLFAPPNEAKALTISKDQVVSTLTDVEKTIDQAVEFSSSVLDSAQKVFEGVTNSLKPGIDVALPIAKQAGEQAVKIASPAIYEASKKAQEAIQSTGIDTEPVLSAAKTLVGAAQQTTKVIEEAKPIASSTVETITSADPVVIVGAAGAVFLAYLLFPSIWSAVSFGLRGYKGEITPAQVLDLLSTKNYIMIDIRSEKDKEKAGIPRLPSSAKNQMVSVPLEELPSKLKGIVRNVKKLEAEIAALKISYLKKINKGSNIVIMDSYSDSAKIVARVLTSLGFNNCWTVSGGFSGGRGWLQSWLGADSYNVSFTEVLRPSRIIPAAAGRVGTASSKLLPGGD, from the exons ATGGCAATGGAGATGGCCATAAGATCTTCATTTACAACAAGACTCTCTCCTCGTTCAACTTCTTCAACAACCAAACCTTCTTTCTTTAAACCTCATCAATTGAGACCCATCTCTGTATCACTGCCAACGTCAACCATCTCTCTCTTGTCTCTCTTTGCACCACCCAATGAAGCCAAAGCTCTTACTATTTCCAAGGACCAGGTTGTCTCTACGCTTACTGAT GTGGAGAAGACAATTGATCAGGCTGTGGAGTTTAGTTCAAGTGTATTGGACAGTGCACAGAAAGTTTTTGAAGGTGTCACTAATAGTTTGAAGCCTGGCATAGATGTTGCATTACCAATTGCAAAGCAAGCAGGAGAACAGGCAGTGAAGATTGCTTCTCCTGCAATTTATGAGGCTTCAAAGAAAGCCCAAGAAGCTATTCAAAGTACTGGTATTGACACAGAACCAGTTCTTAGTGCTGCTAAG ACACTAGTAGGTGCTGCTCAACAGACAACTAAGGTGATTGAAGAGGCAAAGCCCATAGCTTCATCAACTGTTGAAACCATCACTTCGGCAGACCCCGTTGTGATTGTAGGAGCTGCTGGAGCAGTTTTTCTAGCATACCTCCTCTTTCCATCCATATGGTCTGCTGTCTCATTCGGCCTGCGTGGTTACAAAG GTGAGATTACTCCAGCCCAAGTCCTTGATCTATTATCTACAAAAAATTACATTATGATCGACATTAGATCAGAGAAAGACAAGGAAAAGGCTGGCATCCCACGCCTTCCCTCCAGTGCTAAGAACCAGATGGTTTCGGTCCc TTTGGAAGAACTGCCAAGCAAATTGAAAGGCATTGTCAGAAATGTCAAGAAACTAGAAGCTGAAATAGCAGCTTTAAAGATTTCATATCTGAAGAAAATTAACAAAGGTTCCAACATTGTCATCATGGACTC GTACTCAGATTCAGCAAAAATAGTTGCCAGAGTACTGACAAGTTTAGGTTTCAATAACTGCTGGACTGTTTCTGGTGGGTTTTCTGGAGGCAGAGGATGGTTACAAAGTTGGTTAGGAGCGGATTCATATAATGTATCTTTTACTGAGGTTCTCAGACCATCACGAATAATCCCTGCAGCAGCCGGACGTGTTGGAACAGCCAGCTCAAAGTTACTTCCGGGTGGAGATTAA